In one window of Pseudomonas chlororaphis subsp. chlororaphis DNA:
- a CDS encoding S49 family peptidase produces the protein MPRALELAASQPWLMLPDALDNLLTISDRMGDPVALATKRGEQLEDTRKVTMRNGVAVVPVVGPIFRYANLFTEISGATSTQILATDIQRALDDPKVRSIVLNIDSPGGVASGINELAEMIYAGRARKRIVAYIGGIGASAAYWIASAASEIVIDEASLAGSIGVVVEAVVENEKVSGRTRYQIVSRNAPNKRPDLNTEEGRAKLGETIDALGEVFVGKVARNLGVTAEKVPEMGDHGGIRVGADAVKHGLAHRVGSLESLITELAKPALNSPRIHTMTTVTTTAELRTAIAAGTDPNTIEIAQAAQPDTAAIRTEAATAERERIKGINALAAKGFEKEVGAAIDDGSSVEATALVLFKAAQDRGISLAAIKGDAQGVTSTSPSTDSKQADRKAAVSAIVAGASRR, from the coding sequence ATGCCTCGAGCACTTGAGCTGGCTGCCTCGCAGCCCTGGCTGATGCTGCCTGACGCGCTGGACAACCTGCTGACCATCTCCGACCGCATGGGCGATCCGGTGGCGCTGGCGACCAAGCGCGGCGAGCAGCTGGAGGACACCCGCAAGGTGACCATGCGCAACGGCGTGGCGGTGGTGCCGGTCGTTGGGCCGATCTTCCGTTACGCGAACCTGTTCACCGAGATCAGCGGTGCGACCAGCACGCAGATCCTGGCCACGGACATTCAGCGAGCGCTGGATGACCCCAAGGTCAGGTCGATCGTACTCAACATCGACAGCCCCGGTGGGGTCGCGTCGGGCATCAACGAGCTGGCCGAGATGATCTACGCCGGCCGCGCGCGCAAGCGCATCGTCGCGTACATCGGCGGGATCGGGGCCAGTGCGGCCTACTGGATCGCCTCGGCGGCCAGCGAAATTGTCATCGACGAGGCCAGCCTGGCCGGCAGCATCGGCGTCGTTGTTGAGGCGGTAGTCGAGAACGAGAAGGTGAGCGGGCGGACCCGTTACCAGATCGTCAGCCGCAATGCCCCCAACAAGCGCCCGGACCTCAACACCGAGGAAGGCCGGGCGAAGCTGGGCGAGACCATCGACGCCCTGGGCGAAGTCTTCGTGGGCAAGGTTGCCCGCAACCTCGGCGTGACTGCCGAGAAGGTGCCCGAGATGGGCGATCACGGCGGGATCCGCGTCGGTGCTGATGCCGTCAAGCACGGCCTGGCCCATCGCGTGGGCTCGCTCGAATCCCTGATTACTGAACTGGCCAAGCCGGCCCTCAACTCCCCAAGGATACACACCATGACCACCGTCACTACCACGGCAGAACTGCGCACGGCGATTGCAGCTGGCACCGACCCCAACACCATCGAGATCGCTCAGGCGGCCCAGCCTGACACCGCGGCGATCCGCACCGAGGCTGCCACCGCCGAGCGTGAGCGCATCAAGGGCATCAACGCCCTGGCCGCCAAAGGCTTCGAGAAGGAAGTCGGGGCGGCCATCGACGATGGCAGCTCTGTAGAAGCCACCGCCCTGGTGCTGTTCAAGGCGGCCCAGGACCGCGGTATCTCGCTGGCTGCCATCAAGGGTGATGCCCAAGGCGTCACCAGCACTTCCCCATCCACTGACAGCAAGCAAGCTGACCGCAAAGCCGCTGTCAGCGCCATTGTGGCCGGCGCGTCGCGCCGCTGA
- a CDS encoding head decoration protein — protein MSNPERKTYLPSQLSAGDFPIVMDIGVIATGQKLARGAVLGQVTTTSEYLLCKAAAEDGSQAPAVILDQDVDTTDGAKSAPIRLTGQVLGSQLTFGEGLTLAAAKAALRPLCLFIR, from the coding sequence ATGAGCAACCCCGAACGCAAGACCTACCTGCCGAGCCAGCTCTCGGCGGGCGATTTCCCCATCGTGATGGACATCGGCGTTATCGCAACTGGCCAGAAGCTGGCCCGCGGTGCGGTGCTGGGCCAGGTCACCACCACCAGTGAGTACCTGTTGTGCAAGGCCGCTGCCGAAGACGGCTCGCAGGCGCCCGCGGTGATCCTCGATCAGGACGTCGACACCACCGACGGCGCCAAGAGCGCGCCGATCCGTCTGACCGGCCAGGTGCTGGGCAGCCAACTCACCTTTGGCGAGGGCCTGACCCTGGCCGCTGCGAAGGCCGCTCTGCGTCCTCTCTGCCTCTTCATTCGTTGA
- a CDS encoding major capsid protein codes for MTDIFDTLTMLEAVEQMVTPRRFLMNTFFNGGAPETFGTETVSIDIVKGQRKMAPFVHPTLPGSVSQRTGINSSTYKPPYIQPKRETRAELILKRGAGENPFSTRTPLERAGELLGRDLVDLDDEITRREEWMCAQALTTGRIRVVGDGVDDTIDFLMEDTHKVTLATGRWNTEGSDPIANMRQWRRLIAKDSGRSANVAVLSAEAQDAFQSNKTVLAQLNSRRVDMGMIKPEELPDGVTYLGYLNDPGIDLYVYDEWYLDAADTEQPVIPAGGLILGSTSTRNAMLYAAIQDLEAIESGLVEAARFPKSWVTQEPSVRWLKLQSAPLAGMLEPNAFLYAKVV; via the coding sequence ATGACTGACATTTTCGACACCCTGACCATGCTGGAAGCCGTCGAGCAGATGGTGACGCCGCGGCGCTTCCTCATGAACACTTTCTTCAACGGCGGCGCTCCCGAGACCTTCGGCACCGAAACGGTCTCCATCGACATCGTGAAGGGCCAGCGCAAGATGGCGCCGTTCGTACACCCGACCCTGCCAGGCAGCGTATCGCAGCGTACCGGCATCAACTCGTCGACCTACAAGCCGCCGTACATTCAGCCGAAGCGCGAAACCCGTGCAGAGCTGATCCTGAAGCGCGGTGCGGGCGAGAACCCATTCTCGACACGCACTCCGCTTGAGCGAGCCGGTGAGCTGCTCGGCCGTGACCTGGTGGACCTCGATGACGAGATCACTCGCCGCGAGGAGTGGATGTGCGCCCAAGCGCTGACGACCGGGCGTATCCGGGTAGTCGGCGACGGTGTGGATGACACCATCGACTTCCTCATGGAAGACACCCACAAGGTCACGCTTGCCACCGGTCGCTGGAACACCGAGGGCTCTGACCCGATCGCCAATATGCGCCAGTGGCGCCGTCTGATCGCCAAGGACTCCGGTCGATCGGCAAACGTGGCGGTGTTGAGCGCCGAGGCGCAGGACGCCTTCCAGAGCAACAAGACGGTGCTGGCACAACTGAACAGCCGGCGCGTGGACATGGGGATGATCAAGCCCGAGGAGCTGCCGGACGGGGTGACCTACCTCGGTTACCTCAACGATCCGGGCATCGATCTGTACGTCTACGACGAGTGGTACCTGGACGCAGCCGATACCGAACAGCCGGTGATTCCAGCTGGCGGCTTGATTCTGGGTTCCACCTCGACCCGCAACGCCATGCTTTACGCGGCCATTCAGGATCTGGAAGCCATCGAGAGCGGCCTGGTCGAAGCGGCGCGCTTCCCCAAGAGCTGGGTCACCCAGGAGCCGAGCGTGCGTTGGTTGAAGCTCCAATCGGCTCCTCTGGCCGGCATGCTGGAACCGAATGCTTTCCTCTACGCAAAGGTGGTGTGA
- a CDS encoding head-tail joining protein: MTDVGFRDQVAGMDAALLEELGDEVEIEGFDEPVKGFMSVPWQQPKVGTINTGLRQPVFSVRVGDAAGIKEGLHLVCDLAPADGGGRYVIAKRDPDGTGWINFALREVR; the protein is encoded by the coding sequence GTGACTGACGTGGGCTTCCGCGATCAGGTGGCGGGCATGGATGCTGCGCTACTGGAAGAGCTGGGTGATGAGGTCGAAATCGAAGGTTTCGACGAGCCGGTGAAGGGGTTCATGTCCGTGCCGTGGCAGCAGCCAAAGGTCGGCACGATCAACACCGGCCTCCGTCAACCTGTCTTCTCTGTGCGTGTGGGTGACGCCGCGGGCATCAAGGAAGGCCTGCACCTGGTCTGCGATCTTGCCCCTGCGGATGGCGGTGGACGGTACGTCATCGCCAAGCGTGACCCGGACGGTACGGGTTGGATCAATTTCGCTTTACGGGAGGTTCGATGA
- a CDS encoding phage baseplate assembly protein V, which yields MSYASSMHDRMLSSLVIPCRVVAVDLAAAMVRVSDGSGWTSAWVRWHSQAAGKARHWRAPSLNEQGVLISPSGEPAQGTFVAGLYGNAGAQPDNRDHVETWRFDDGGSLIYDWQAKSYTIQLPSGTVTVQVGASQAVLTDEAITAKSSSISAQAETITLTGQVTINGPLTVTGDINGGGRIIDTAGNTANHKH from the coding sequence ATGAGCTACGCATCTTCAATGCACGACCGCATGCTCTCCAGCCTGGTGATCCCTTGTCGGGTGGTCGCGGTCGACCTCGCCGCCGCCATGGTCCGGGTCTCGGACGGCAGCGGTTGGACCAGTGCCTGGGTGCGTTGGCATAGCCAGGCGGCGGGGAAGGCGCGTCACTGGCGGGCACCGAGCCTGAATGAGCAGGGTGTCCTGATCAGCCCGAGCGGCGAGCCCGCTCAGGGCACCTTCGTTGCGGGGTTGTACGGCAACGCCGGTGCTCAGCCGGACAACCGCGACCACGTCGAGACCTGGCGCTTCGACGATGGCGGCTCGCTGATCTACGACTGGCAGGCCAAGAGCTACACCATTCAGTTACCCAGCGGCACCGTGACCGTTCAGGTGGGCGCCTCGCAGGCGGTTCTGACGGACGAGGCCATAACGGCGAAGTCCAGCAGCATCAGCGCGCAGGCCGAGACGATTACGTTGACCGGCCAAGTGACGATCAACGGTCCGCTCACGGTGACGGGTGACATTAACGGAGGTGGCCGGATCATCGACACCGCCGGTAACACGGCAAATCACAAACACTGA
- a CDS encoding GPW/gp25 family protein yields the protein MIGMDRRTGQPVSGLAHLRQSIEDILGTTVGSRRMRPEYGCQLRRYVDLPVNEGWKSAVQAEVARALGRWEPRLRLERVRVVAVVDGQISLQLTGEYLGDSAVMEVSV from the coding sequence ATGATCGGCATGGATCGTCGAACGGGGCAGCCGGTCTCCGGCCTGGCGCACCTGCGGCAGTCCATCGAGGACATTCTCGGTACCACGGTCGGCAGCCGGCGGATGCGTCCGGAGTATGGGTGCCAGTTACGCCGCTACGTGGACTTGCCGGTGAATGAGGGGTGGAAGAGTGCGGTTCAGGCCGAAGTCGCCCGTGCCCTTGGGCGATGGGAGCCGCGGCTGCGGTTGGAGCGCGTGCGCGTTGTGGCTGTTGTCGATGGCCAGATCAGCTTGCAACTGACCGGCGAGTACCTGGGTGACAGCGCAGTGATGGAGGTGAGTGTATGA
- a CDS encoding baseplate assembly protein, with translation MSAVDLSQLPAPQVLESLDFEGIYGEELQRFREYMGDKWDALLESDPITKLLELGAFRRMQNRARVNDAAKSLLLAYATKADLDQLAANVNLQRLVVQAEDLNAVPPVERVLEADDALRERVQLVYEGLTTAGPRNSYILHARNASGRVADATAESPAPAEVVVTVLDLEGTGLAPPELLETVRLHLSDDDVRPVADRLTVQSAQILTYRVEALVYLSGTGPENEAILAECRQRIEAWVNPRRRLGLEVARSGVDAQLHIAGVSRVELVGWSDIRPTKAQAAWCEDIRVTRGG, from the coding sequence ATGAGCGCAGTGGACCTATCGCAGCTCCCGGCGCCGCAGGTGTTGGAGAGCCTGGACTTCGAGGGGATTTACGGCGAAGAGCTGCAGCGCTTCCGCGAGTACATGGGCGACAAGTGGGATGCGCTGCTCGAGAGTGACCCGATCACCAAGCTCCTCGAGCTGGGCGCGTTCCGCCGGATGCAGAACCGTGCGCGGGTCAACGATGCTGCGAAGTCTCTGCTACTGGCATATGCAACGAAGGCCGATCTCGACCAGTTGGCCGCCAATGTGAACCTGCAGCGGCTGGTGGTGCAGGCTGAGGACTTGAACGCGGTACCACCGGTGGAACGGGTTCTCGAGGCGGACGATGCACTGCGTGAGCGCGTGCAACTGGTGTATGAGGGGCTCACCACCGCCGGCCCGCGAAACAGCTACATCCTGCATGCGCGCAATGCTTCGGGACGTGTGGCAGATGCTACAGCAGAGAGCCCGGCCCCGGCCGAAGTGGTGGTGACAGTGCTGGACTTGGAGGGCACAGGGCTGGCTCCGCCTGAGCTACTGGAGACTGTGCGCTTACATCTAAGTGACGACGATGTACGACCTGTTGCCGATCGGCTCACCGTCCAATCTGCACAGATCCTGACTTATCGGGTCGAGGCCCTCGTTTACCTGTCGGGTACTGGACCGGAGAACGAAGCCATCCTCGCCGAATGCAGGCAGCGCATCGAGGCCTGGGTGAACCCCAGGCGCCGCTTGGGCTTGGAGGTAGCGCGGTCAGGGGTGGATGCGCAGTTGCACATTGCTGGGGTCAGCCGGGTGGAACTGGTGGGGTGGTCTGATATCCGTCCCACCAAGGCCCAGGCGGCCTGGTGTGAAGACATCCGCGTGACGCGAGGTGGCTGA
- a CDS encoding phage tail protein I, producing MKSLLPLNSTLLERGIEVATEEVTEIPLRTLYNPDTCPVHLLPYLAWAWSVDRWDPSWAEPVKRAAIKASYYIHAHKGTIGALRRVVEPLGYLIEIIEWFNAVPEGVPGTFALKVGVLETGITEEMYRELERLIDDAKPVSRQLTGLDIILESRIDAFVGVAIYDGDEIDVYPWSNPDIDMVVQGYSGVSVYTLDELDMYPYG from the coding sequence ATGAAAAGTCTGCTGCCGTTGAACAGCACCCTGCTGGAACGGGGCATTGAAGTCGCCACGGAAGAAGTGACCGAGATCCCGCTTCGGACGCTGTACAACCCCGATACCTGTCCGGTTCATCTGTTGCCTTACCTGGCCTGGGCCTGGTCGGTTGACAGGTGGGACCCGAGCTGGGCCGAGCCGGTCAAGCGTGCGGCGATCAAGGCCTCGTATTACATCCATGCGCACAAAGGCACCATCGGGGCTTTGCGGCGTGTGGTCGAGCCATTGGGTTATCTGATCGAGATTATCGAGTGGTTCAACGCCGTGCCTGAAGGCGTGCCTGGAACCTTCGCGTTAAAAGTGGGGGTTCTAGAAACCGGTATTACTGAAGAAATGTATCGAGAGCTGGAGCGCCTGATCGACGATGCCAAGCCCGTGAGTCGGCAGTTAACCGGACTCGACATCATTTTAGAAAGCCGCATCGACGCCTTCGTGGGTGTGGCCATTTATGACGGTGACGAAATCGACGTGTACCCCTGGAGCAATCCTGACATCGATATGGTGGTCCAGGGCTACAGCGGCGTAAGCGTTTACACCCTCGACGAACTGGATATGTATCCCTATGGTTGA
- a CDS encoding phage tail protein — MVDQNTMFGGMLTTLGAAKKTNCDALGIPWEPKYMLIGDGGGADPVPSPTQTKLVNQVYRAQLNQLRVSPTDSNVLIAELVLPADIGGWWMRELALEDKDGVFSAVGNMPPSYKPLLPQNSGRNQVVRMHVITSGTSNIQLKIDPSVVLATREYVDQRIMEELYKLDTKQSVRVATTANIALAGLQSVDGVALVAGDRVLVKNQAAAKDNGLYVAAAGAWARAADADTSSEVTSALLVSVEQGTSQADTRWQLITDGVIVLGTTALTFQNVTQGFAPINSPAFMGTPTAPTPARFDKTPLLATTEFVQLSKGGYSGYAEYQAASGSIPVSDAGKYIGFNSGGVQSYSLPDANTLPLGVSFFIEAVGPASVLTLTAPNTTFTGVSAQAPSSSFRLRDSACEFIVIGGSYRVVGGGGKSLVARNGYERMSNGLIRMWGDGGAGGHASHCAFGNSIAKTTYNAFPIPFPNELFGVVANHNSAGVSTVSIVTTGETVNGFYAAASWSVDCSVRWSAIGR, encoded by the coding sequence ATGGTTGATCAGAACACTATGTTCGGCGGCATGCTGACAACGCTCGGTGCCGCCAAGAAAACAAACTGCGATGCCTTGGGCATTCCTTGGGAGCCCAAGTACATGTTGATTGGCGACGGGGGAGGGGCTGACCCAGTCCCGAGCCCGACGCAAACCAAGCTCGTTAACCAAGTCTATCGCGCCCAGCTCAATCAGCTGCGGGTTTCTCCGACTGACTCCAATGTGCTTATTGCTGAGCTGGTGTTACCGGCTGACATCGGTGGCTGGTGGATGCGCGAGCTGGCCTTGGAAGACAAGGATGGTGTGTTTTCCGCGGTGGGCAATATGCCCCCCAGTTACAAGCCTCTCTTGCCGCAGAATTCTGGGCGCAACCAGGTAGTGCGGATGCACGTCATCACCAGCGGTACGTCGAACATCCAGTTGAAAATCGACCCGTCTGTGGTCCTCGCGACTCGTGAGTATGTCGACCAGCGGATCATGGAAGAGCTGTACAAGCTCGACACTAAGCAGTCGGTACGGGTGGCCACAACTGCCAATATCGCGCTGGCAGGGCTTCAGTCGGTCGATGGTGTGGCCCTTGTGGCAGGCGACCGGGTACTTGTGAAAAACCAGGCCGCGGCCAAGGATAACGGCCTGTATGTCGCGGCGGCTGGTGCCTGGGCTCGGGCGGCGGATGCTGATACCAGTTCCGAGGTTACTTCGGCCCTACTGGTCTCCGTTGAGCAGGGTACATCTCAGGCTGATACGCGCTGGCAGTTGATCACCGATGGGGTAATTGTCTTGGGCACCACTGCCCTGACGTTCCAGAACGTGACGCAAGGATTTGCGCCGATCAACTCCCCTGCATTTATGGGTACTCCAACAGCCCCGACGCCTGCGCGATTTGATAAAACTCCACTCTTGGCAACTACAGAGTTTGTTCAACTTTCAAAGGGCGGCTACAGCGGATACGCAGAATATCAAGCGGCTAGCGGGAGTATTCCGGTAAGCGATGCAGGGAAGTACATCGGCTTCAACTCTGGCGGGGTTCAATCCTATTCGTTGCCCGATGCAAACACGCTTCCGCTTGGGGTAAGTTTTTTTATTGAAGCTGTAGGGCCGGCTTCTGTTTTGACCTTGACCGCGCCTAATACAACTTTCACAGGGGTAAGTGCGCAAGCGCCTTCTAGTTCTTTCAGGCTTCGTGACAGTGCGTGCGAGTTTATCGTTATTGGTGGGTCATACAGAGTGGTTGGAGGAGGCGGTAAATCTCTGGTCGCGAGAAATGGTTATGAGCGTATGTCAAATGGCCTGATCCGTATGTGGGGGGACGGCGGTGCTGGTGGTCATGCAAGTCACTGTGCATTCGGCAACTCGATTGCCAAAACGACCTATAACGCCTTTCCGATCCCATTTCCTAACGAGTTATTTGGCGTTGTCGCCAATCACAATAGCGCTGGGGTTTCAACAGTATCTATCGTAACCACGGGGGAGACCGTTAACGGATTTTATGCCGCTGCTAGCTGGTCTGTTGATTGCTCTGTCCGCTGGTCTGCCATTGGGAGGTAA
- a CDS encoding phage tail assembly chaperone — protein sequence MKFSPSNLQFYPDDIGYEMTDVPGDVIDVPPEDFAAAMDRAPGELLKFENGRVVIIPAPEIDTVERLVALERYWRSQQLTQTDAVVTRHRDELEDGSETTLTPAQYSELQAYRRGLRDWPENGEFPLAEHRPMAPPWLAGQLQ from the coding sequence ATGAAATTTAGCCCTAGCAACCTTCAGTTTTATCCTGATGATATTGGCTACGAAATGACGGATGTACCGGGCGATGTTATCGACGTTCCGCCAGAGGATTTTGCGGCGGCGATGGATCGCGCTCCGGGGGAGTTGCTCAAATTTGAGAATGGTCGTGTCGTTATTATCCCGGCACCTGAGATCGATACTGTTGAGCGGTTGGTCGCGCTTGAACGCTATTGGCGTTCGCAGCAACTTACGCAAACAGATGCTGTTGTGACACGTCATCGCGACGAGCTGGAGGATGGCTCGGAAACTACATTGACACCTGCACAGTACAGCGAGCTTCAGGCGTACCGCCGAGGGCTTCGCGACTGGCCCGAAAATGGCGAGTTCCCGCTTGCGGAGCATCGCCCCATGGCTCCGCCTTGGCTGGCTGGCCAGCTTCAATAA
- a CDS encoding phage tail sheath subtilisin-like domain-containing protein: MSGFFHGVTVTNVDTGARTIALPSSSIIGLVDTFTPGADATAKVNDLMLITNEREAVAAFGSNSAITKACRAIYARAKAVIVACGVAKTESSAEQASAIIGGVLADGKRTGMQALLDGKSRFNAQPRLLVTPKHSATQAVGTALVALADKLRGLAIIDGPNTTDEAVIAYAGEFGAKRAFLVDPGVQYWDTDTSATVNAPSSAYVAGLFAWTDSEYGFWASPSNKEFVGITGTTRPVEFLDGDETCRANLLNNANVTTIIRDDGYRLWGNRTLSSDPKWAFVTRVRTMDIVMDAILYGHKWAVDRSITATYVNDVTEGLRAFMRDLKAQGAIINFEVYADPELNTESQLEQGKVYWNIRFTDVPPAENPNFRVEVTKQWLGEVLDNNAA; this comes from the coding sequence ATGAGTGGCTTCTTTCACGGCGTTACAGTAACGAACGTTGACACCGGAGCGCGCACCATCGCGCTGCCGTCGTCATCGATCATTGGCTTGGTCGACACCTTCACCCCTGGCGCGGATGCCACCGCCAAGGTCAATGACCTGATGCTGATCACCAACGAGCGCGAGGCGGTTGCCGCGTTCGGTTCTAACTCGGCCATTACCAAGGCCTGTCGCGCTATCTATGCCCGCGCCAAAGCGGTCATCGTTGCCTGTGGCGTGGCCAAGACGGAGAGCAGTGCCGAACAAGCTTCGGCGATCATCGGCGGCGTGCTGGCCGACGGCAAGCGTACCGGTATGCAGGCGCTGCTCGACGGCAAGAGCCGCTTCAATGCGCAACCGCGGTTGCTGGTAACACCGAAGCACAGCGCGACCCAAGCCGTGGGCACCGCACTGGTGGCCTTGGCCGACAAGCTGCGCGGCCTCGCCATCATCGACGGTCCGAATACCACCGACGAAGCGGTCATCGCTTACGCCGGCGAGTTCGGCGCCAAGCGGGCCTTTCTGGTTGACCCTGGTGTGCAGTACTGGGACACGGACACCAGCGCGACCGTCAACGCGCCCAGCTCGGCCTATGTCGCCGGCCTGTTCGCCTGGACCGACAGTGAGTACGGCTTCTGGGCTTCGCCCTCGAACAAGGAGTTCGTCGGCATCACCGGTACAACGCGCCCGGTCGAGTTCCTCGACGGTGACGAGACGTGCCGTGCGAACCTGCTCAACAACGCGAACGTGACGACCATTATCCGCGACGACGGCTACCGCCTGTGGGGCAACCGCACCCTGTCGAGCGATCCGAAATGGGCCTTCGTCACCCGCGTGCGGACCATGGATATCGTGATGGACGCGATCCTGTACGGCCACAAATGGGCTGTCGACCGATCGATCACGGCCACCTACGTCAACGATGTGACCGAGGGGCTGCGAGCGTTCATGCGCGACCTGAAAGCTCAGGGCGCGATCATCAACTTTGAGGTGTACGCCGACCCAGAGTTGAACACCGAGAGCCAGCTGGAGCAAGGCAAGGTGTACTGGAACATCCGCTTCACCGACGTCCCGCCGGCCGAAAACCCCAACTTCCGCGTCGAGGTCACTAAGCAGTGGCTGGGCGAAGTCCTCGACAACAACGCCGCATAA
- a CDS encoding phage major tail tube protein, producing MAMIPETLANLNLFVDGVSFQGDVPSLTLPKLTLKMEEHRAGGMDMPVELDQGMEKQEAGFTTTGVRRQSLKFFGLADGTAFNGTFRGAYKGLKGKITPVIVTLRGALKEVDMGDWKPGDKAEIKHNVAVTYYKLEVDGRVVYEIDALGMKRVINGVDQLAAQRQALGL from the coding sequence ATGGCAATGATTCCCGAAACCTTGGCGAACCTGAACCTGTTCGTCGATGGCGTCAGTTTCCAGGGCGACGTGCCCAGCCTGACTTTGCCCAAGCTCACCCTGAAGATGGAAGAGCATCGAGCCGGCGGCATGGATATGCCGGTGGAGCTGGACCAGGGCATGGAAAAACAGGAGGCCGGCTTCACCACCACCGGCGTGCGCCGTCAGTCGCTGAAGTTCTTCGGCCTGGCTGACGGCACCGCCTTCAACGGCACTTTCCGCGGGGCTTACAAGGGCCTCAAGGGCAAGATCACCCCGGTCATCGTCACCCTGCGCGGGGCGTTGAAAGAGGTCGACATGGGCGACTGGAAGCCAGGCGACAAGGCCGAGATCAAGCACAACGTCGCAGTGACCTACTACAAGCTCGAGGTCGACGGACGCGTGGTCTACGAGATCGATGCGCTGGGCATGAAACGGGTCATCAACGGTGTCGATCAGCTCGCCGCGCAACGCCAGGCCCTGGGCCTGTAA
- a CDS encoding phage tail assembly protein, whose protein sequence is MTKKIPAFLQVDVDRVTVKLSKPSECNGVTVDTLTLRAPTVRDIRTAQVTADGDDEQRELNLFASLAEVSVKDLEGLALKDYTRLQAGYFRLVQDDEL, encoded by the coding sequence ATGACTAAGAAAATCCCCGCTTTCCTGCAGGTCGACGTCGACCGCGTCACCGTCAAGTTGAGCAAGCCGAGCGAGTGCAACGGCGTCACGGTCGACACGCTGACCCTGCGGGCGCCGACTGTTCGAGATATCCGCACTGCCCAGGTTACCGCCGATGGCGATGATGAGCAGCGTGAACTGAATCTGTTTGCCTCGCTGGCCGAAGTCAGTGTGAAGGATCTCGAAGGGTTGGCACTGAAGGACTACACCCGTCTACAGGCCGGCTATTTTCGCCTGGTGCAAGACGACGAGCTTTGA